The DNA region AGGAAGCTGAAATCAAAACTCAATCTTtggaatatatatatgcatcttGTATACGGCCTAAATCTCCCAAATCAGGCTAATTTATTGTCCAAAGCAAACTGTTCTTTTTACCTCGGtgaatgattttaatattttttctattttctttgaatttatAAGTGCATACTTGcacataaaacaaataaattatacaatacactaaactttcaaaatattgtAGATGCAATTGCTAACACATTGTTTATAAAATAGCTTCGCCCCTGCACCCaagttttgttttctaatttgaGGTGAGTCAGTATCGATCCACATCATCTCAATTATCAAAGTTCGATTCCTCAGTTGCTATCAGTGAAGTCAGCATCGATCACATCATCACCACCTTTGCTTGACGATGAATCTGCTGATGAAGCACCTTCTCCTCCAGGGGAAGGACCTGCAGCTCCTGCTCCAGCACCAGGCTGGTTGTACATAGATTGACCAATCTGCATCACTTCTTGGTTAAGAGCAGCCATGGTGTCCTTGATTTCTTGGGTTGATCCGCTTCCAATCTTCTCTTTAAGCTCTTGTAGTTTGGCCTCCACCTTCTCTTTCACTTCACCTGGAATCTTCTCTCCAAGTTCTTTAAGTTGCTTCTCTGTCTGGTAAACAACTGAATCCGCCTGGTTCTTTGTGTCAATTGCATCCCTCTTCTCTTTGTCATCTTTCGCAAACCTTTCTGCTTCTTGCACCATTTGCTCTACCTGTAACGTTCATTCACACCAGTCTTTGTTACCACAGATATCATAATTACCCGGAGAGGAAAGATTCTTTTAATAAAGCTCTATAAATATCAAACTGAAGCGGTGTGGGGTTTGGTTTGTAAACTGTACGCACCTCATCCTTGGGCAACGTACTGGCACCAGTAATGGTAATGTCTTGTTTCTTTCCGGTGCCTTTGTCACTAGCACTGACTGAGAGGATTCCGTTTGCATCAATGTCGAATTTGACTTCGATTTGTGGAACTCCACGTGGTGCCGGAGGGATACCATCCAGACGGAAGCTGCCAAGAGACTTGTTATCCCGGACAAACTCCCTCTCACCTTGCAGTACATTGATCTCAACACTTGTCTGTCCATCAGCAGCAGTCGAAAAGACTTCTGATTTGGAAGTAGGCAAAGTGGAGTTCCTTGGAATAATTTTAGTCATAACACCACCAAGAGTTTCCAGACCAATCGAAAGCGGTGTCACGTCGAGAAGGACAATGTCACTCACATCTCCAGCCAGAACACCCGCCTGAAATCAAAAGAGAAAGGCGCTTGATGAGAACTGACTGCACCGATTTGTTGTTTCcgttaacatataaatttagcAACTACTTAGTTCAACTTCATTTTATCAAACTTTATTTTGCTAACTATAAGATAGTAGTATAGAACCTTCAGTTTGTGTTTGACATACGCATTTGCACATCCAAAAGTGTAAAATTAAACACTGAAAATGTTTCCGAGGTATAAGTTAACGAGAACAAACCTGGACTGCAGCACCTAGAGCTACAACCTCATCAGGGTTTACTGTGACATTAGGTTCTTTCCCAGTCAACTTCCTCACGACTTCTTGAACAGCAGGAATACGTGTTGATCCACCAACAAGGATCACTTCGTCAATATCTTTGAAGCTTAGCTTTGCATCCCTCAAGGAATTCTCAACGGGAGTCTTACACCTACGAGATATATACATGGATAAGAATTCTTAACGGGAGCCTCCATGACTACTTGCTATTAGAACTGTAACAAAGAGGTAAAAAGACGAATGATGGTAGGTTACCTGTCAAGTAAATCTGAACACAATTCTTCGAACTTGGCACGTGTGAGGGTCGTTTCTATGTGTTTAGGCCCATCAGCTGTTGCTGTGATAAATGGCAGGCTGGGCATA from Raphanus sativus cultivar WK10039 chromosome 8, ASM80110v3, whole genome shotgun sequence includes:
- the LOC108820572 gene encoding heat shock 70 kDa protein 6, chloroplastic; protein product: MASSAAHIHVLGGIGFATTSSKRNLNGKTTSIPRSAFFGTRTGPFSTPTSAFLRINTRNTPAGGASRYSVGPVRVVNEKVVGIDLGTTNSAVAAMEGGKPTIVTNAEGQRTTPSVVAYTKSGDRLVGQIAKRQAVVNPENTFFSVKRFIGRRMNEVDEEAKQVSYRVVKDENGNVKLECPAIGKQFAAEEISAQVLRKLVDDASRFLNEKVTKAVVTVPAYFNDSQRTATKDAGRIAGLEVLRIINEPTAASLAYGFERKSNETILVFDLGGGTFDVSVLEVGDGVFEVLSTSGDTHLGGDDFDKRVVDWLASNFKKDEGIDLLKDKQALQRLTEAAEKAKIELSSLTQTNMSLPFITATADGPKHIETTLTRAKFEELCSDLLDRCKTPVENSLRDAKLSFKDIDEVILVGGSTRIPAVQEVVRKLTGKEPNVTVNPDEVVALGAAVQAGVLAGDVSDIVLLDVTPLSIGLETLGGVMTKIIPRNSTLPTSKSEVFSTAADGQTSVEINVLQGEREFVRDNKSLGSFRLDGIPPAPRGVPQIEVKFDIDANGILSVSASDKGTGKKQDITITGASTLPKDEVEQMVQEAERFAKDDKEKRDAIDTKNQADSVVYQTEKQLKELGEKIPGEVKEKVEAKLQELKEKIGSGSTQEIKDTMAALNQEVMQIGQSMYNQPGAGAGAAGPSPGGEGASSADSSSSKGGDDVIDADFTDSN